The Centroberyx gerrardi isolate f3 chromosome 19, fCenGer3.hap1.cur.20231027, whole genome shotgun sequence genome has a segment encoding these proteins:
- the mrpl9 gene encoding large ribosomal subunit protein bL9m isoform X1 — MMWSSGRRVLQELLTHPAVRSFSQTAVKNTVVVERWWQVPLSKEGSPPRLYPRRHRVYRVVENTTHSPKDKMELILTQTVDRLGGRGDTVFVKKSIGRNKLLPQGLAVYPSPENKQMFAEELRLLHEGRPEDRVQTRTGQLTVEFLKRSELKIQKMPSVEYSLTKEIVCRQLLKKLGVVVPPHALRLPDEPISNLGDYWCEVTVNGINTVRIPMSLVPYEDPSASFQQILKKQRQEQANAAASEAVRPAAEEEEEEEAVLKAVSEVGGEPEAVQEAATSLAGEASAPPEAAAAPGAAAAEETAASPEASAPPEAAAAAEETAASPEASATPQTSQDTAVPPGDTPKKD; from the exons ATGATGTGGAGCTCAGGCCGCCGTGTCCTTCAGGAGCTGCTAACACACCCTGCTGTCAGGAGTTTCTCTCAGACGGCTGTGAAG AACACAGTTGTGGTGGAGCGCTGGTGGCAGGTGCCTCTCTCCAAAGAAGGCAGTCCGCCAAGGCTGTACCCCCGAAGACACAGAGTGTACCGGGTGGTGGAGAACACCACACACAGCCCCAAGGACAAGATGGAGCTCATCCTCACACAGACCGTGGACA GGCTTGGCGGGCGAGGAGACACTGTGTTTGTGAAGAAGTCCATTGGCCGAAACAAGCTGCTGCCCCAAGGCCTGGCAGTATATCCATCGCCGGAAAACAAACAGATGTTTGCTGAGGAATTACGA CTTTTGCACGAGGGGAGGCCAGAGGACAGAGTCCAAACACGCACCGGACAACTA acaGTGGAGTTCCTCAAACGCTCGGAGTTGAAGATTCAGAAAATGCCCTCAGTTGAATACTCGCTGACTAAAGAGATTGTTTGCAGACAGTTACTCAAGAAG tTGGGAGTTGTTGTGCCACCTCATGCGTTGAGACTTCCAGATGAGCCAATCAGCAATTTAGGAGATTACTGGTGTGAGGTTACG GTTAATGGAATAAACACCGTGCGTATCCCCATGTCGCTGGTGCCATATGAAGACCCTTCTGCAAGTTTTCAGCaaatactgaaaaaacaaaGGCAGGAGCAAGCAAACGCAGCAGCTTCAGAAGCAGTCAGACctgctgctgaggaggaggaggaggaggaagctgtttTGAAGGCAGTTTCTGAGGTGGGAGGGGAACCTGAGGCTGTTCAAGAGGCTGCGACTTCTCTTGCTGGTGAGGCCTCAGCTCCTCCAGAGGCAGCCGCTGCACCGGGAGccgctgctgctgaggaaacgGCAGCATCTCCCGAGGCCTCAGCTCCTCCAGAGGCAGccgctgctgctgaggaaacgGCAGCATCTCCTGAGGCTTCAGCGACTCCACAGACAAGTCAGGACACAGCAGTACCGCCGGGTGATACCCCGAAAAAAGATTAA
- the LOC139925000 gene encoding transmembrane protein 272-like, producing MESRERRTTQLSIVVVANIIWWMVMIAAIGLGATRLNSCPVQPTIPIYLIGLGLSSLLSLCLTYIYMSTKQGCLRSFTSACISILHIFSFCWFISGSVWIYEIYAPSYTAGEDRYCQKTVYQFAFFLTSLCWFLVILMFFFAGCYALLFCHKLLFGIRGLSHVHETSYGGTSEVQGHSATGP from the exons ATGGAATCCCGGGAGCGAAGGACAACACAGCTTTCAATAGTCG TTGTGGCGAATATTATTTGGTGGATGGTTATGATCGCAGCTATTGGACTGG GGGCGACGCGTCTGAACAGCTGTCCTGTGCAGCCCACCATCCCCATCTACCTGATAGGGCTGGGACTGTCcagcctgctctctctgtgtctgaccTACATCTACATGTCGACGAAGCAGGGCTGCCTCCGCAGCTTCACCTCCGCCTGCATCTCCATCCTGCACATCTTCAGCTTCTGCTGGTTCATTTCAG GCTCTGTGTGGATTTATGAAATTTACGCTCCCAGCTACACAGCAGGGGAAGATCGATACTGCCAGAAAACCGTCTACCAGTTTGCCTTCTTCCTCACCAGTCTGTGCTGGTTTCTTGTGATTCTCATGTTCTTCTTCGCCGGCTGCTACGCCCTCCTGTTCTGCCATAAACTGCTATTTGGGATAAGAGGTTTGTCCCACGTGCACGAAACCTCCTACGGCGGGACGAGTGAAGTTCAGGGACACAGCGCCACTGGGCCATGA
- the mrpl9 gene encoding large ribosomal subunit protein bL9m isoform X2 produces MMWSSGRRVLQELLTHPAVRSFSQTAVKNTVVVERWWQVPLSKEGSPPRLYPRRHRVYRVVENTTHSPKDKMELILTQTVDRLGGRGDTVFVKKSIGRNKLLPQGLAVYPSPENKQMFAEELRLLHEGRPEDRVQTRTGQLTVEFLKRSELKIQKMPSVEYSLTKEIVCRQLLKKLGVVVPPHALRLPDEPISNLGDYWCEVTVNGINTVRIPMSLVPYEDPSASFQQILKKQRQEQANAAASEAVRPAAEEEEEEEAVLKAVSEVGGEPEAVQEAATSLAGEASAPPEAAAAAEETAASPEASATPQTSQDTAVPPGDTPKKD; encoded by the exons ATGATGTGGAGCTCAGGCCGCCGTGTCCTTCAGGAGCTGCTAACACACCCTGCTGTCAGGAGTTTCTCTCAGACGGCTGTGAAG AACACAGTTGTGGTGGAGCGCTGGTGGCAGGTGCCTCTCTCCAAAGAAGGCAGTCCGCCAAGGCTGTACCCCCGAAGACACAGAGTGTACCGGGTGGTGGAGAACACCACACACAGCCCCAAGGACAAGATGGAGCTCATCCTCACACAGACCGTGGACA GGCTTGGCGGGCGAGGAGACACTGTGTTTGTGAAGAAGTCCATTGGCCGAAACAAGCTGCTGCCCCAAGGCCTGGCAGTATATCCATCGCCGGAAAACAAACAGATGTTTGCTGAGGAATTACGA CTTTTGCACGAGGGGAGGCCAGAGGACAGAGTCCAAACACGCACCGGACAACTA acaGTGGAGTTCCTCAAACGCTCGGAGTTGAAGATTCAGAAAATGCCCTCAGTTGAATACTCGCTGACTAAAGAGATTGTTTGCAGACAGTTACTCAAGAAG tTGGGAGTTGTTGTGCCACCTCATGCGTTGAGACTTCCAGATGAGCCAATCAGCAATTTAGGAGATTACTGGTGTGAGGTTACG GTTAATGGAATAAACACCGTGCGTATCCCCATGTCGCTGGTGCCATATGAAGACCCTTCTGCAAGTTTTCAGCaaatactgaaaaaacaaaGGCAGGAGCAAGCAAACGCAGCAGCTTCAGAAGCAGTCAGACctgctgctgaggaggaggaggaggaggaagctgtttTGAAGGCAGTTTCTGAGGTGGGAGGGGAACCTGAGGCTGTTCAAGAGGCTGCGACTTCTCTTGCTGGTGAG GCCTCAGCTCCTCCAGAGGCAGccgctgctgctgaggaaacgGCAGCATCTCCTGAGGCTTCAGCGACTCCACAGACAAGTCAGGACACAGCAGTACCGCCGGGTGATACCCCGAAAAAAGATTAA
- the LOC139927784 gene encoding 1-phosphatidylinositol phosphodiesterase, whose protein sequence is MLKMLFTELIVLVGTVGLGYSAVQRPDYDDTSSPEFLNPSWMAGIPDGRPLSEVTMPGTHNTMALYGGAFAECQSWSLASQLRAGVRFLDVRVRHFRGNLTIHHGVSYQRAHFGHVLEGVTDFLREHPSETVLMRLKEEFSETYDIYGAVVSYIHSYAHWDLLWHSRLTPTMGQARGKLIVLQDFSGPDLGMRYGSLDIADDWKVPTLLHMKEKWQSVNEHLEAAPVGNKAHIFLTYASGAGVFAYPNAVAQRINTRLYDYLRAKMDQKQRFGIITMDFPAAPLIQLIIDFN, encoded by the exons ATGCTGAAGATGTTATTCACTGAGCTAATAGTCCTTGTGGG AACTGTTGGCTTGGGCTACAGCGCCGTTCAGAGACCCGACTATGACGACACATCCAGCCCCGAGTTCCTCAACCCCTCCTGGATGGCGGGCATCCCTGACGGCCGGCCGCTGTCCGAAGTCACCATGCCTGGGACCCACAACACCATGGCCCTGTATGGCGGGGCCTTCGCCGAGTGCCAGTCCTGGAGCCTGGCGTCCCAGCTCCGCGCCGGCGTCCGCTTCCTGGACGTCCGCGTGCGTCACTTCAGGGGGAACCTGACCATCCACCACGGGGTGTCCTACCAGCGGGCGCACTTCGGCCACGTGCTGGAGGGCGTGACCGACTTCCTGCGCGAGCACCCGAGCGAGACCGTGCTGATGCGTCTGAAGGAGGAGTTCAGCGAGACGTACGACATCTACGGCGCCGTGGTGAGCTACATCCACAGCTACGCCCACTGGGACCTGCTGTGGCACAGCCGGCTCACCCCCACCATGGGCCAGGCCCGAGGGAAGCTCATTGTCCTGCAAGACTTTTCTGGGCCAGATTTGGGAATGCGATATGGTTCCCTGGACATAGCCGATGACTGGAAG GTTCCCACACTCCTGCATATGAAAGAGAAATGGCAAAGCGTGAACGAACACCTGGAGGCCGCACCGGTGGGAAACAAGGCCCACATCTTTCTCACCTACGCCAGTGGCGCTGGTGTGTTTGCCTACCCCAATGCCGTCGCACAGCGAATCAATACAAGACTGTACGACTACTTGAGGGCCAAGATGGACCAAAAGCAGCGCTTTGGAATCATAACCATGGACTTCCCAGCTGCTCCTCTCATTCAACTAATCATTGACTTCAACTAA